CACGCTCGTGCCGAAACAATCGAGGAAGAATTCGACGATATCGTGGCCGCTTGCGAGGCCGTCGGCATCTCGAGGCTGGTTATTCCCACCTACGATGGAGTGGCCTTCGAAACGCTCGAGGGAATCGAAACCGCCGCCGACCGTCTCGGCGCAATCGCGGACTCCCTCGCCGAGTACGACATCGACCTGCTCTATCACAACCACACCTTCGAGTTCGGGACCGTCACGGGGGAAGACGGACCCGAAGTCGCGTTCGAGGTCTTCGTCGACCGAGCCGACGGTCGCTTCGGTTTCCAGCCCGACGTTGGGCTCGCAACTCACGCTGGCTACGACGCACTGAAGCTACTTGACGTCGTGTCCGGACAAGCTCCGCTGGTTCATCTGACAGACACGGTTCCCGACGACGACTATCTCCTTCACGCCGACGTTGGAACGGGCGCGGTCGACGTCGATGCCTGTGCTGAGCGGGCCGTCAAAAACGGCGCCGAGTGGCTCATTTGTGAAAATGGACGAACTGACGATGCGGTAGCGTCCCTCGAACACGGAAGCGAAGCCTTCGCCGAGTTGCGTTCGCGAGTGGGAGACCTGTCCGACAGCCAATGACCGAGACACCCGCGAAGATACTCTACATCGATGTCGATTCGCTACGCCCTGACCATCTGGGCTGTTACGGGTACGACCGTGACACCGCTCCTGTCGTGGATGCACTGGCTCGTTCGGGAATGCGATTTACCAACTACTACGCGACGGATGCACCCTGTCTCCCCTCGAGGACGGCACTGTTCTCCTCGCGGTTCGGCATTCACACGGGTGCGATAAACCACGGCGGTATCACAGCGGATGCGCGGCCGCTTGGCGAGCATCGAAACTTCCGGAACCTCGACGGTTG
The DNA window shown above is from Natronosalvus amylolyticus and carries:
- a CDS encoding sugar phosphate isomerase/epimerase family protein, whose translation is MVRTAIQLFTLKDLDELTWELVSRVGQTSFDGVEMYKADFDAFEADDGIERTKQALTTGSLEVCSAHARAETIEEEFDDIVAACEAVGISRLVIPTYDGVAFETLEGIETAADRLGAIADSLAEYDIDLLYHNHTFEFGTVTGEDGPEVAFEVFVDRADGRFGFQPDVGLATHAGYDALKLLDVVSGQAPLVHLTDTVPDDDYLLHADVGTGAVDVDACAERAVKNGAEWLICENGRTDDAVASLEHGSEAFAELRSRVGDLSDSQ